The following proteins come from a genomic window of Pirellula staleyi DSM 6068:
- a CDS encoding serine/threonine-protein kinase: MSHPNPTQPTTEADLSGRKLGDYQLLRRLGRGGMAEVYLAQQLSLRRQVAFKVLRRTLAVDSTYVRRFHHEAQAAAGLVHANIVQIHEVGCIDGVHYIAQEYVAGQNLKQYLARHGSGLTAPIVVSILRQVAAALQRAAEQNITHRDIKPENIMLSGSGEVKVADFGLARVARDGAQMDLTQVGITMGTPLYMSPEQVEGKGVDPRSDLYSLGVTCYHMLAGRPPFDGETALAIAVQHLKNEPKRLEAIRPDLPEGLCRVVHKMLEKRPDARYQKPAELIRDLRMLRIEGTDDDWQSSLPADAAAEIQAMSSSRMAATQQLQQVVASSGESSFKLPLVVLLLAVILAFPIGGAAAFIFREDPLLAFDRKELPQIKRMQTVEQQWYFATIATSNVEQAWKAVARYFPPQENPTNLRYSRLAAKGLAMWHLSQGRAKEALPLFHELSLVEETAGQFHLSGLAGKAICYDRLNKPDEAQQILAEIMPRVREILDGTLRADIDRLTEKYRQQSQGAQ, translated from the coding sequence ATGAGCCACCCCAATCCGACACAGCCGACAACCGAAGCCGACCTGTCGGGGCGCAAGCTCGGCGACTATCAGTTGCTGCGGCGACTCGGTCGCGGTGGCATGGCCGAGGTGTATCTAGCTCAACAACTTTCGCTGCGACGTCAGGTGGCCTTTAAGGTTCTTCGCCGAACTCTTGCCGTCGACTCCACTTACGTCCGGCGATTCCACCACGAAGCACAAGCAGCAGCGGGTCTGGTGCATGCCAATATCGTGCAAATCCACGAAGTCGGCTGCATCGATGGTGTGCACTACATCGCCCAGGAATATGTCGCCGGACAGAACCTCAAACAATACCTGGCGCGTCATGGCAGCGGACTCACCGCCCCAATCGTCGTCAGCATCTTGCGGCAAGTGGCTGCCGCTCTGCAACGGGCAGCCGAGCAAAACATCACGCACCGAGACATTAAGCCCGAAAACATCATGCTCAGCGGGAGTGGTGAGGTGAAAGTGGCCGATTTCGGCCTCGCCCGCGTCGCCCGCGATGGTGCCCAAATGGACCTGACGCAGGTCGGCATCACCATGGGGACCCCTCTCTACATGAGCCCCGAGCAAGTGGAAGGCAAAGGGGTCGATCCTCGCAGCGACCTTTATTCGCTCGGCGTCACCTGCTACCACATGCTCGCGGGACGGCCTCCCTTCGACGGCGAAACGGCGCTCGCTATTGCCGTGCAACACCTAAAGAACGAGCCCAAGCGATTGGAGGCCATTCGCCCCGACCTGCCGGAAGGACTCTGCCGTGTCGTGCATAAAATGCTCGAAAAACGGCCCGACGCACGCTATCAAAAGCCAGCCGAACTGATTCGCGACCTTCGCATGCTCCGCATCGAAGGAACCGACGACGATTGGCAATCGAGCCTCCCCGCCGATGCCGCCGCTGAAATCCAGGCGATGTCGAGTTCGCGGATGGCTGCCACGCAGCAATTGCAACAGGTGGTGGCCAGCAGCGGCGAATCATCGTTCAAACTGCCGCTCGTCGTGCTGCTGCTCGCCGTAATCTTGGCCTTCCCGATCGGTGGTGCCGCCGCTTTTATTTTCCGCGAAGATCCCCTGCTCGCCTTCGATCGCAAAGAACTGCCTCAGATCAAACGGATGCAAACGGTCGAGCAGCAGTGGTACTTTGCCACCATTGCCACCAGCAATGTCGAGCAGGCCTGGAAGGCTGTGGCCCGCTATTTCCCGCCGCAAGAGAACCCCACGAACCTTCGCTACAGTCGCCTAGCAGCCAAAGGGCTCGCCATGTGGCACCTATCGCAAGGGCGTGCCAAAGAAGCACTTCCGCTGTTCCACGAGCTTTCCCTGGTGGAAGAGACGGCGGGACAGTTCCATCTGTCAGGCCTCGCCGGAAAAGCGATCTGCTACGATCGGCTGAACAAGCCCGACGAAGCCCAGCAAATCCTGGCGGAAATCATGCCACGTGTGCGTGAAATTCTCGACGGAACACTACGAGCCGACATCGACCGCCTGACCGAAAAATATCGTCAGCAATCGCAAGGGGCTCAGTAA
- a CDS encoding bifunctional DNA primase/polymerase, with protein MENVVLTEGLRLHRLGLSLLPLHYKQKKPAVRSWKRYQTTRPDEATIYHWWANHPERGLAIVLGQVSSCIVARDFDTMEAYEQWAASFSELAAKLPTVETSRGRHVYARADFEAIRRRGKETIYEFDDGELRLSGCYVAAPPSMHPSGSQYRWLISMVELPPVVDVFSCGFVPCNREDRDYRENRANRVNPDDRADLATELPKKPKTLGTQVVALLKENNFAPEVWQQVLAAIEQTVPRQQGRRHEQVFHFCRVLKAIQEVADLDPNQLEEIVYLWWEQASKVSGTSWAETLQDFLEGWPKVEFPANSQPMKQILERAMIAETPAGVEFLRGEKLPLMLLKLCRELQRRNPNKEFYLSCRIAGELCGVNHVTANRWLSLFERRGFLEVVERGSNRKGGQATRYRYVRPL; from the coding sequence ATGGAGAACGTTGTTCTCACGGAAGGGTTGCGCCTGCATCGGCTGGGGCTTTCCCTGCTCCCACTCCATTACAAGCAGAAGAAGCCGGCAGTCCGGTCATGGAAGCGATACCAAACGACACGCCCCGACGAAGCGACCATTTACCACTGGTGGGCGAATCATCCCGAGCGTGGGCTGGCAATTGTATTGGGTCAGGTTTCGTCATGCATTGTTGCGCGTGACTTCGACACGATGGAAGCCTATGAGCAATGGGCAGCGAGCTTTTCCGAACTTGCGGCAAAGCTACCAACGGTCGAGACGAGCAGAGGTCGACACGTTTACGCCCGAGCCGACTTCGAAGCAATCCGCCGGCGAGGCAAAGAAACAATTTACGAGTTCGACGACGGCGAGTTGCGGCTAAGTGGTTGCTACGTTGCTGCGCCCCCTTCGATGCATCCATCAGGCTCGCAATACCGCTGGCTGATTTCGATGGTCGAGCTTCCGCCGGTCGTGGATGTTTTTTCGTGCGGGTTCGTTCCGTGCAACAGAGAGGACAGAGACTACCGAGAGAACCGAGCTAACCGAGTGAACCCAGACGACCGAGCTGACCTAGCAACCGAGCTTCCCAAGAAACCGAAGACATTAGGTACTCAAGTGGTAGCTTTGCTGAAAGAAAACAATTTCGCTCCCGAAGTTTGGCAGCAAGTGCTCGCAGCAATTGAGCAAACAGTGCCACGACAACAAGGCAGGCGGCACGAGCAGGTGTTTCATTTCTGCCGAGTGCTCAAGGCGATTCAAGAGGTTGCCGATCTCGACCCGAACCAACTTGAGGAAATTGTCTATCTGTGGTGGGAGCAGGCGAGCAAGGTCTCTGGTACATCGTGGGCCGAGACGTTGCAAGACTTCCTAGAGGGATGGCCAAAAGTCGAGTTTCCGGCAAATAGCCAACCGATGAAGCAGATACTTGAGCGGGCAATGATTGCCGAAACGCCGGCGGGTGTCGAGTTTCTACGGGGCGAGAAATTACCGCTGATGCTCCTGAAGCTGTGTCGCGAATTGCAGCGGCGCAATCCTAACAAGGAGTTCTACTTGTCATGCCGGATCGCAGGCGAGTTGTGCGGAGTGAATCACGTCACGGCCAACCGATGGTTGTCGCTGTTTGAGAGGAGGGGATTTCTCGAAGTGGTGGAAAGAGGGAGCAATAGAAAAGGCGGTCAAGCAACGAGGTATCGCTACGTGCGCCCCTTGTAA
- a CDS encoding DEAD/DEAH box helicase family protein, giving the protein MAGLELKEYQRESLEAIGRFCDAVRDGVGNRAVRPVHDAYYLETRRDFIEVPQLPGVPYVCLRVPTGGGKTLIAAHAVGAIAKHLGHQDRPLCLWVTPSTTIRDQTLRGLRNREHPYHAALREGLGGVPLEVLTVEESLAANRAMVSGSAVIVVTTIQSYRIDEESNRKVYQDNGYLMDHFTNLPAWVREQLAEPNGASGGRVSLSLANVMKLRGPIVIMDEAHNARTRVSFDSLARFSPLAVLELTATPQQEHDPERERYGSNVLHAVSALQLKREGMIKLPVDLESRENWLDVLALTVQRRTMLAELAATWGRDHDRFIRPIALVQAQPKSNTRETHTAERVKEALIGQLHVPAERIRICTGTNDELGDEDLRRPECVVEYIITVDKLREGWDCPFAYVLGSVGNVATATAVEQVLGRVLRMPDAEPTGIPELDRAYAIVQSEDVARTAQNLADSMVERCGFDRVSMGDVLRVHRRPEGQSLLPLSAIPVSAAPNLAQLPATVQAKVHYEPASGTIKIHEPLTRDDAQALRDVLASPADRTAVETYWQEEREVGTAPKLLDQYAKPIRLPQLAVRDGQRWLRFEPIELDEFTWELSSCDPKFTDAEFSAELHIGDHVVLDVTGQGAVRVGGVEQVITRQASFLSQDDHWEKVEVVRWLDQELHRGGQNAGLSAAESQAWLNRVVNYLVVERAVPIPILVRKRHELADLVFDRIIDHGRKQIRKAAEMLFAGETARRLETTFAAPFEIAEQDYCPYRRYSGTYSFRKHAFDLIGEMGRDDEPDCAYKIDSHPNVVRWIRNLDNESAGGFSLPLSPGRFFPDFLVELKDGRIAIVEYKGGHLAEQKKELHKEEIGKLWAARSDGRCVFVRVVDRDWATLGKVLDSEV; this is encoded by the coding sequence ATGGCCGGGCTCGAACTAAAGGAATATCAACGGGAATCGTTGGAAGCCATCGGGCGATTCTGCGATGCCGTGCGCGACGGCGTGGGCAATCGAGCCGTGCGGCCCGTGCATGACGCCTACTACTTGGAAACGCGGCGCGACTTTATCGAAGTGCCGCAACTGCCCGGCGTGCCGTATGTCTGCCTGCGCGTGCCCACGGGGGGCGGGAAAACGTTGATTGCCGCGCATGCGGTGGGAGCGATTGCAAAGCACCTGGGGCATCAGGATCGGCCGCTATGCCTTTGGGTGACGCCTTCGACCACGATCCGCGACCAAACCTTGCGCGGCCTGCGAAACCGCGAACACCCCTACCATGCGGCGCTGCGCGAAGGGCTGGGGGGCGTGCCCTTGGAAGTGCTGACGGTGGAAGAATCGCTGGCAGCCAATCGGGCGATGGTTTCCGGTAGCGCGGTAATCGTGGTGACGACGATTCAAAGCTACCGCATCGACGAAGAATCGAACCGCAAGGTTTATCAGGACAACGGCTACCTGATGGACCACTTTACGAACCTGCCGGCCTGGGTGCGGGAGCAACTGGCCGAGCCGAACGGCGCAAGCGGCGGGCGGGTTTCACTTTCGCTGGCCAACGTAATGAAGCTGCGCGGCCCCATCGTCATCATGGACGAAGCCCACAACGCGCGAACGCGGGTTTCGTTCGATTCGTTGGCGCGGTTCAGCCCTCTGGCCGTGCTGGAATTGACCGCGACGCCCCAGCAAGAGCATGACCCCGAACGGGAGCGATACGGCAGCAACGTATTGCACGCCGTTAGCGCGCTGCAATTGAAGCGCGAAGGCATGATAAAACTGCCTGTCGATTTGGAATCACGGGAAAACTGGCTGGACGTGCTGGCCCTGACAGTTCAGCGGCGAACGATGCTGGCCGAGTTGGCGGCAACGTGGGGGCGGGACCATGATCGATTCATTCGGCCGATAGCGCTAGTGCAAGCCCAGCCCAAGAGCAATACGCGGGAAACACATACGGCCGAGCGAGTGAAAGAGGCCCTGATTGGGCAATTGCACGTGCCGGCCGAGCGCATCCGCATTTGCACGGGAACAAATGACGAGCTTGGCGACGAAGACTTGCGCCGGCCGGAATGCGTGGTGGAGTACATCATTACCGTTGACAAGCTGCGCGAAGGGTGGGATTGCCCGTTTGCCTACGTGCTGGGTTCGGTTGGAAACGTGGCGACGGCAACGGCGGTGGAACAAGTTCTGGGGCGCGTGCTTCGCATGCCCGACGCCGAACCCACGGGAATACCGGAACTGGACCGGGCATACGCGATCGTGCAAAGCGAAGACGTAGCGCGAACGGCACAGAACCTTGCCGATAGCATGGTGGAGCGGTGCGGCTTTGACCGGGTTTCGATGGGGGACGTGCTGCGCGTGCATCGCCGGCCGGAAGGGCAATCGCTGTTGCCCCTTTCGGCGATTCCGGTTTCTGCCGCGCCAAACCTGGCTCAATTGCCGGCGACCGTGCAAGCCAAGGTTCACTACGAGCCGGCTTCGGGAACCATCAAGATTCACGAACCGCTAACGCGCGACGATGCCCAAGCCCTGCGGGACGTGTTGGCATCGCCGGCGGATCGAACGGCCGTGGAAACCTATTGGCAGGAAGAAAGGGAAGTTGGCACTGCCCCGAAGCTGCTAGACCAATACGCCAAGCCGATTCGACTTCCGCAACTGGCGGTGCGCGACGGGCAACGATGGCTGCGGTTTGAACCGATTGAATTGGATGAGTTCACCTGGGAATTGAGCTCCTGCGATCCCAAGTTTACCGATGCCGAGTTTTCGGCCGAGTTGCACATTGGGGACCACGTTGTTTTGGACGTGACCGGGCAAGGGGCGGTGCGCGTCGGGGGCGTGGAGCAAGTGATTACCCGCCAAGCATCGTTCCTGTCCCAAGACGACCACTGGGAAAAAGTCGAAGTAGTTCGCTGGCTGGATCAAGAGCTGCATCGGGGCGGACAAAATGCCGGTCTTTCGGCGGCGGAATCGCAAGCATGGTTAAATCGCGTGGTCAATTATCTGGTGGTGGAACGCGCGGTACCGATTCCGATTCTTGTTCGCAAGCGACATGAGTTGGCAGACTTAGTTTTCGATCGCATCATTGACCACGGCCGAAAGCAGATTCGCAAAGCGGCGGAAATGCTGTTTGCTGGCGAAACCGCACGACGGCTGGAAACCACGTTCGCTGCGCCGTTTGAAATTGCTGAGCAAGATTACTGCCCCTATCGGCGATATAGCGGGACCTATTCGTTTCGGAAGCACGCCTTTGACCTGATTGGCGAGATGGGGCGTGATGATGAGCCCGATTGCGCATACAAGATCGACAGTCACCCCAACGTGGTACGCTGGATTCGGAATTTGGACAACGAAAGCGCCGGCGGATTCAGCCTGCCGCTTTCGCCGGGACGATTCTTTCCTGATTTTCTAGTTGAACTGAAAGATGGACGAATAGCAATCGTGGAATACAAGGGTGGTCACTTGGCGGAACAAAAGAAGGAGCTTCACAAGGAAGAAATCGGGAAGTTGTGGGCGGCGCGTTCGGACGGAAGGTGCGTTTTCGTTCGCGTGGTGGATCGGGATTGGGCAACTCTAGGCAAGGTTTTAGATTCAGAAGTTTAA
- a CDS encoding DNA methyltransferase yields MPTLDWIGKAAVVNHHRKVGYHLLRCDRELSAGDVDAGNLLVQGDNLLALKALLPYYAGRVKCIYIDPPYNTGNEGWVYNDNVNSPEIRQWIEATVGKEGEDLSRHDKWLCMMYPRLALLRDFLTEDGVIFISIDDFEAHRLRLIVEEVFGAQNFIAQLVWDKTRKNDAKLFSVGHEYVLAFARSLATLKERKTVWREQKPGAREIFDFWKSAKARHGNDFQAIQSELRAWYRELPRNHPSKKLSRYKWVDQYGPWRDRDISWPGGGGPRYDVPHPVTLLPCKVPEAGWRFATTEEMQRQVRVGLVEFREDHTEPPFRKAHLLPTPEELATGNEEAEEEVENGSEEEEAGLLVMPSLIQKQAQVSVKLLRRIFEGRKVFPNPKDHEVLARLIRYVTGPNDIILDSFGGSGTTAHAVLQINRDTEGSERRFILVEMLPEVAVEITAERIRRVVAGVPGVPGLGGGFRFCKLGAGLFDDSGNIAGEVKFPDLAAHVFFTETGLPIPKRAKADSPLLGVHHGKAVYLLFNGVLGDKRPAGGNVLTHSVAQDLPVHPAGKGPRVVYGEACRLGPKSLEQYGITFRQVPFELKVD; encoded by the coding sequence TGTCGACGCGGGCAATCTGTTGGTGCAGGGGGATAACCTGCTGGCGCTCAAAGCGTTGCTCCCCTACTACGCCGGCAGGGTGAAGTGCATCTACATCGACCCGCCCTACAACACTGGCAACGAAGGTTGGGTCTACAACGACAACGTGAACAGCCCCGAAATCCGCCAGTGGATTGAAGCGACGGTTGGCAAGGAAGGGGAAGACCTTTCTCGCCATGACAAGTGGTTGTGCATGATGTATCCGCGCCTGGCGCTGTTGCGGGACTTCCTGACGGAAGACGGTGTAATCTTCATCAGCATCGACGATTTCGAGGCCCATCGGCTGCGGCTCATCGTGGAAGAGGTATTTGGCGCGCAGAACTTTATCGCGCAGCTTGTATGGGACAAGACGCGAAAGAATGACGCCAAGCTATTTTCAGTGGGGCACGAATACGTTTTGGCCTTCGCCCGTTCTTTGGCGACATTAAAGGAACGAAAGACAGTATGGCGTGAGCAGAAACCAGGCGCACGAGAGATTTTTGACTTCTGGAAATCCGCGAAGGCGAGGCACGGCAATGACTTCCAAGCAATTCAAAGTGAGCTTCGCGCGTGGTATCGGGAACTGCCAAGGAATCATCCATCGAAGAAACTGAGCCGCTACAAGTGGGTCGATCAATACGGTCCCTGGCGAGACCGGGACATATCATGGCCGGGCGGAGGTGGACCACGTTACGACGTGCCGCATCCGGTCACACTCTTGCCCTGTAAAGTGCCGGAAGCGGGCTGGCGATTCGCTACAACCGAAGAAATGCAACGGCAGGTTCGCGTAGGACTGGTGGAGTTTAGGGAAGATCATACCGAGCCGCCCTTCCGCAAGGCGCACCTGTTGCCCACGCCCGAAGAGTTGGCAACGGGGAACGAAGAGGCCGAGGAAGAGGTGGAGAATGGCAGCGAGGAGGAAGAGGCGGGGCTGTTGGTGATGCCAAGCCTTATCCAGAAACAAGCGCAAGTGTCCGTGAAACTGCTGCGCCGAATCTTCGAAGGCCGTAAGGTCTTCCCCAACCCCAAAGACCATGAAGTTTTGGCCCGGCTGATTCGCTACGTCACGGGACCGAATGACATAATCTTGGACTCTTTCGGCGGAAGTGGCACAACGGCACATGCGGTGTTGCAAATCAACAGGGATACGGAAGGAAGCGAGCGGCGTTTTATTTTGGTGGAAATGCTGCCGGAAGTAGCGGTGGAAATAACAGCAGAACGAATACGCCGAGTAGTCGCCGGTGTGCCTGGCGTGCCCGGCCTGGGCGGCGGCTTTCGATTTTGCAAACTTGGCGCGGGGCTATTCGACGATTCGGGGAACATCGCGGGCGAAGTTAAATTTCCCGACTTGGCGGCGCACGTTTTCTTTACCGAAACCGGCTTGCCGATCCCCAAGCGAGCGAAGGCGGATTCTCCATTACTGGGCGTTCACCACGGCAAAGCAGTTTATCTGCTGTTCAACGGAGTATTGGGAGACAAGCGGCCGGCGGGGGGCAACGTGCTAACGCATTCCGTCGCCCAAGACCTGCCCGTGCATCCGGCCGGCAAAGGGCCGCGCGTGGTGTACGGCGAAGCCTGCCGGCTGGGGCCGAAATCATTGGAGCAATACGGCATTACCTTCCGGCAAGTGCCCTTTGAATTGAAGGTGGATTGA